The following DNA comes from Mucilaginibacter jinjuensis.
CAAACTTTACATCATTGACAAATCGACAAATTAACTAATTGACAAATTCGTACGACAGTACGCTAAAAGTTTTTATTTTTGGGCTCAAATAAACAAAAGATATGGAATTTCCAGCCGAACTAAAATACACCAAAGACCACGAATGGATCCGTGTTGAAGGTAACACCGCATACATTGGCATTACCGAATTTGCACAGCGCGAATTAGGCGACATCGTTTACATCGACGTACCATCTGTAGGTAAAGAAATTGAAGAAAATGATGTTTTTGGTACCGTTGAAGCAGTGAAAACTGTATCAGACCTGTTTATACCGGTAACAGCAACCATCGAAGAAACCAATCCTTTACTGGAGAGCCAGCCAGAACTGGTAAATACTGACCCTTACGGTGATGGTTGGATGGTAAAAGTTACGCTTAAAAATGCAGATGATGTTAACGCACTGCTTTCTGCTGAAGACTATCAATCGATCATAGGCGCTTAATGCTGCAATTTTTCAAGTATCAGCGATTCACAATCCTGTGGTCGCTTTTTATATTGATTATGTGCAGCATTTCCATGGGCAAGGTCGGGGAATCACATTTGTTTTTCCCCGGCTTTGACAAAATGGTGCACTGTGGTTTCTTCTTTATGTTTGTACTGCTGGCCAGCAATGGTTTAATCAGGCAAAATAAAGGTATCTCCATTCCCGTTATCTTCCTCATTGCTTTCTTAGGCGTATTTTTCGGTGCACTGATCGAAATACTCCAACTCTATGTTTTTACCTGGCGCGATGGTAACTGGGGCGATCTTTTTGCCGATACCGTTGGCGTGGGTATGGCTACATTTAGTATCTTAGTGCTAAAATCTGCTTTCAGCTATGCCAAGGCTTAAAATACTTCTGCTTCTACTGGTCGTTATTTCAATGACTGCCCCTTCATGCGGCTTATTTCATAAAAGCTGTAATTGCCCTCATTTTAGCAATACTGTTAAAAAATCATCTTCACGTGCAACGTTAGCCGCTTAATAGCGTCTGTTGGTTAGTTTTATTAAACTAAGAATTTAGTTAAAAAATGTTAAATTATTTTTTCAACTAAATTCTTAGTTTAAATTTGACTTAACCTTTAACAACGCATAATGAAAGCAAAACTTTACCTCATCCCTATTTTCTGCCTTCTATCAGCATCAATTGTATTTGCACAAAAACCGGGTGGTAGTGTACACGCCACAATAATAGATCAAAAGAAACAAGCTATAGAATATGCTACCGCTACGGTGGTAAATGCAGCCGATTCGTCAGCAGTAAAGAGCATCGCATCCGGCAAAGAAGGTAATATCGATATCCATGGGTTGAAAACCGGGAACTATAAACTTGTGGTTTCACAGCTTGGCTTTAAAAAGCTGGTACACCCTTTTAGCATAAGCAATCAAAACCCATCAGTTCAGCTGGGCATTCTAATTATGGTACCCGATGTAAAAACTCTGGATGAAGTTGCCGTAAAAGGTGTTAAAGCAACTGCTGCCATTAAAGGCGACACCACCGAATTTAATGCCGCTGCATTTAAAACCCAACCAAATGATAATGTAGAACAGCTGATAAAAAAGATACCAGGGGTTGATGTAGATAAGGATGGTAAAGTAACCGCACAAGGCCAGCAGGTAACCAAAGTTTTGGTTGATGGTAAAGAATTTTTCGGCAACGACCCCAAAGCCGCCACTAAGAACCTGCCTGCAGACGCGATTGATAAAGTGCAGTTCATTAATGATAAAACCGAGAAAGCCAAAAATACAGGTATTGATGATGGCCAGCGCGATAAGGTAATGAACCTTACTTTAAAGGACGATAAAAAGAGCGGCTGGTTTGGTAATGCCACTGCTGCCGGCGGCACAGATGATCGTTATCTCGGTCAGTTTAACATTAATCATTTTGATAAAAAGCGCCAGTTCTCGGCCTTGTTCCTTAGTAATAATGTGAATGAATCGGGATTTACGATGGAAGATTTAAACGCCTTTACCAACGGCAATATATTCGATGCGTTTGGTAATAATGGTTCTATCAACATAAATATCAACAGCAATGGCAGGGCTAACATCAATGGTGCTTTTGCAGGTATAAACGGTGGCTTAATTACTAACCATACCGGCGGTTTAAACTACTCGGATATGTGGGGTAAAAAGAACCAGCTAAAGTTTAACGCCAACTTTATTACGGTACTATCATCCAACAATTTAACCGAGACAGATAATATACAAGATCCTGTTCAAAACCTACTCACTAATAAAAACATCATCGGCAACAATACTTATAACAGCTATCGCCTTAACATGAAACTGGAGTATAAGCCGGATACCTTAAATACATTGACGCTTAAACCCAACCTGTCAAGCAGTTATACACACAATAATGACGTAACCGGTATTACCAGCAGCGATTTAAACAACGCTTTGCTTAACCAGGCTAATCAGTCGTTAGATCAGGTTATCCATACCCCTGTTGTCGGTGCTCAATTTACCGCTAACCATAAGTTTCAGCATGGCAAAGGTTCTGTCAATTTGTTTACTACAGATAGTTATTCGCCTTATAAGAACAACTCCACCAACATCTTCAACTTACACTACCCTACCAACAGCACCCTGCCCGATAGTACAGCTAACCTGCAAACCGGGCAAACTGATCATGGGACTATCAGCAATACTACCCTATCGTTCATCAGGCAATTGAGTAAAGTGCACAAGCTTAATTTAACGGTTAGTCAGGGTCTGCAATATCGTAATGATAATGCCAACCAAACCACAGTGGATTATAATCAGGTAACCGGTCGATATGAGATACTGGCTCCAAACCTTAGCGGTGTATATGATAATACCAATTATCGTTACTCATCAACCGTGGGGTTAAATAAGAACAGCCCCAAATCAAACCTGACTATAAATGCAGAGCTGGCCGACTTGGGCCTGAAAGGTGATTTTACCGGTGCACAAGCCAGCAATGTAGATCGCCAGGGTTGGGCTTTGGTGCCCAATGCCAGTTTTTCATACAGACCTAAACCAGGCACTAATGTTTATATGAGTTTACGAAGCGATGTAACCATGCCTTCGGTTACCGACTTGTTGCCTATTATTAATACCACCAGCACTACGTATAAAAAGATAGGCAATCCCGATCTGCGGATGTCGCGCTCGTTAAGCTTTAATGGTAACATGAATAGTTATGATCCTAAAACCAATAACTATTTTAACATATACGCCAATTTTGTAGAAACCTGGAAAGGGTTTTCGACCGAGAGTTATTATGACAACACAGGCATTACCACATCGCGCCCGGTGAATACTGATGGCAACTTTACTTCTAACTTCGGTATCAATTCGGGCATGCCAAGTAAAATAAAAGGGTTGCGTTTTAATTTGGGCTTCAACGGCAATATTAACCGTAATGTAAACTACATCAACAATAATAAAAATGCGGTATTGCGCGTGGCTCCTGGCTTAAGTTTGGGTGGTAATTATGATGTTGATAAATTTCAGTTCGAATTGCATACTTATACCAGCTATAATAACGCTACAAACTCTTTCCAGCACGAGGCCGATAACCATTATTACAACTTTAATAATAGCGCTACAATTGGCGTTAAACCCGCCAAATCGTGGCGCATATATAGCGAGTTAAATCAAAGCCTGTATCGCGGGATGCCAAGCAGTGCAAACACTTCGGTTTATTTGCTCAACGCAGGTATCGAGCGCTATTTCATGAAATCGCAAAACTTAACGGTTGCCTTAACCGGTTTCGATCTGCTCAATCAAAACTCTGGCATACAGCGCACGCTTTCAACCACAGGGCAAATTACCAGCACCCAAACCAATACCATCGGGCAGTATTTTTTCCTGAAAATTATCTATAAGATTAGCAAAATGGGTTCGGGCTCAGACAAGCCCGGTAATAGCGGAATTGTGATCATGAGGTAATCTTTTCAGATACCCGACAAATGGAACTTTGCTATTTGGATTTAATTTAAATAAGATATACATTTGTCGGGTTATCAAAAGAAATAGATGAAGCTTTCGCAACTTAAAGTAGGTAGTAAAGGAATAGTAAAGGAGTTTACAGATCTTGAAATGTCAATTAAGTTGATGGAAATGGGCTGCCTGCCCGGCGAAGAAATTAAGGTAGAACGCATTGCCCCAATGGGCGATCCAATTGCCATTAACGTTGCCGGTTACCAGTTGAGTTTACGCATGCGCGAAGCTTCAACCATCATATTACTGTAGTTGGGCGTTGAAAGCAGATATCAGAGTTGCACTTGTAGGGAATCCCAATACCGGTAAATCAACACTTTTTAATGCGCTGACCGGTTTAAACCAAAAGATCGGCAATTTTCCGGGGGTTACTGTCGATAAAAAAACAGGCTATTGTTCGCTGCCTGATGGCCGGCAAGCCGAAATTGTAGACTTACCCGGCACCTACAGCCTCTACCCCAAAAGCCGCGACGAATCCATTGTATTTTCTGTACTCGCTGATCGAAAAAGCACCCACACGCCCGATCTGGTTGTTGTGATCCTTGATGCATCAAACCTTAAACGCAACCTATTACTTTACACCCAGGTTGCCGATTTAAAGATCCCTGTAATTGTAGCCCTCAACATGATGGACCTTGCCAAAAGCGGCGGGATTACCATTGATGTTAATGCATTTGCCAAAAAGCTGGGTGTACATGTAGTACCTATTGCAGCCCGAAAGCTCGAAGGGATTGATAAGCTAAAAGAAGCTATCTCTTATGCCAGCAAACTGGCTTTGCAGGAAAACACGATTGATGTAAGCACCATTGCCCCGCAACTGATTGCGCAGATAGGCGAAGAAATGCAGATCGAGAATCCGTACTTCGCTTTGCAACTGGCACATCAGCACGAGCACTTAACTTTCCTTTCCGGAACCGAGAGCGACCGTATTGAAGAGCTGGAGCACATCCACTTCTTCCACTCGCAAAAAGCGCAGGCTACAGAAACCATAGCCCGTTATAATTATATTAACGATCTGCTTTATGATACCGTGCACAAAGCAGAAAGTGCCGACAGCGAAACGGTAAGCAACCGTATTGATAAAGTTTTAACCCATAAGGTATTCGGTTTTATCATTTTCTTCGCTATCCTGATGTTCATGTTCCAGGCCATATTTGCCTGGTCAGCATACCCGATGGGTTTGATTGAAGACCTGTTTGTATGGGTTGAGGGATTGGTTCACGACCATCTACCGGCCGGTCCGCTTACTAATTTACTATCAGACGGTGTACTGTCCGGGTTAAGCGGTGTAATGGTATTTATCCCGCAAATTGCTATCCTGTTTGCCTTTATCTCCATACTGGAAGATACCGGCTACATGGCCCGTGTTACCTTTATGATGGATAAGCTGATGCGCAAAGTTGGCTTAAACGGCAAATCAGTAGTTCCGTTGATCGGCGGCTTCGCCTGTGCGGTGCCATCTATCATGAGTACCCGTACCATCGAGAATTGGAAAGACAGGATGATCACCATTATGGTTACGCCACTGGTTACCTGTTCGGCACGGTTACCTATCTATACTTTAATGATAGCCCTGGTAGTGCCCAATAAAAATGTATGGTGGATCTTTAACTGGCAGGGGTTGGCTTTAACTGCCATGTACGTGCTCAGTTTAGTATCGGCTGTGGTTGTAGCTTTTGTAATGAAACTGATATTGAAAGGTCGAGAACGTGGCTACTTTATTATGGAACTCCCGGTTTACCGCATGCCCCGCTGGAACAACGTGTTGTTGACGATGTACGACCGTTCTAAGGCCTTCGTAGTGCAGGCCGGTAAGGTTATCATTGCCGTATCGGTAATACTTTGGGTACTGGCGTCTTACGGCCCGGGCAATCGCTTTGAAAGAATTGATCAAAAATATAGTAAACCTGAATACACCAAAACCGTTCCGGCTGCGGATTTGAAACACATTATAGCTTCCGAAAAACTGGAAAACTCTTATGCCGGTGTTCTGGGCCATGCGATGGAACCGGCTATCCGTCCGCTGGGTTTCGACTGGAAGATTGGTATTGCACTAATCACCTCTTTCGCTGCTCGCGAAGTATTTGTAGGCACCATGGCCACCATTTACAGTGTGGATGGCGATGCTGATAATATACAATCTGTTCAACAGAAAATGGGTAGCGCTAAAAACCCGCAGACCGGGCAGCCTGTATTTACCGTTGCTGTGGCATTTTCTTTAATGATGTTTTACGCCTTTGCTATGCAATGCGCCAGTACCGTAGCTACGGTGTACCGCGAAACTAAAGATTGGCGCTGGCCGGCAGCACAGTTTGCTTATATGACTGTGCTGGCTTATGTGATAAGTTTTATAACCTACCAGTTGCTGAAGTAGTATTTTTTTTATTGAGAGTTTTCAAGTAAATTAAATACTGTAGATTGATCCACATCACTGTTGTTTTTATCTATACTATTCAAATCAAATTTCACCATATCCAGAATAAAATCTGCAACTTCATCCTTTGGATGATTTCCCTGCGGAGTATTAAGCTTTCGATTTATAGCACCTGTAAAAAGGTCTACGACTTGAATATAAAAGTTACTCTTCGAAGAAATTGCTTGGAAATCCTCAGCGTAAAGCCCCTTAATTTTTTGCTGTGATATTCGTTCTTTAATGTTTTCAATTTTTAATTGATCACTTCCAGCCTCTTCTTCGTCAATCCAAGCTGATAAAATTCTTGGCAAAGGGGCTCTACCTGTTTCATTTTCATGAAGAACTCCTTTTATAAGTAAATGAGATGTCAAATCTGTAATCGCAGCATTTTTGTTTGACAATCCTTTGTTATTTACCACTATTACCTTGAATCCCACTTCTGGATGTATGGATAAGAATTTTGTAAAAAATTCTTTATACTCAGACGCTTTATTTTTTGTGATTTCATTAAAATGAAATTCATAATTTATCTCTCTGTCTTCTTTCCATTTCAATAATTGACGCCGAGAATCAATTTTAAAGGATTTTAGAACCCACATAGAACCAACCGAAAGATAGTCTTGCGTTTTTCCAGTTTCATCAATATAAACTGTGTATGTTCCTAATCCAGATGGTTTGTCTGCGATAGCCGCCTGTCGGTTTTTTTCTTGTAATACCCCCCTAAACTTTCTAACTTTCTCGTCAGCTTGAAACAGCTTGTATTCGTTTTGTATTTTTGCCCTCATACGAGAAAGAGAACTTATTTTGGTAAGACCTTTTAACTGTTCCTTCGTAACTGATACTCCATTTAAAATTTCGGTCTCAAATAAATACCAATATGACCAAGCTAATTCTACATCAGAATTTCTTGCATCATTTGAATTATTCAAAACAAAAGCCACCCTGTCTTTAATATTCTCAATCTGTCCACTCAGCACACGATTTAATAAATCTTTTTTTTCTTCCTCGATCTTTTGCAGTTTCGCCAGTTGCTTTTCATTTAATTCTTCTGGTTCTGCATTTTCATTTAGATTGATCGAATCATCATTTAAGTTTGGAGTTTCCATTTTATTAGATTTAGGTTTTTGTTGATAGTCAACTATATAAATATATACATAAGATACTTCATCCAAATGCAATTACATAAAACTTTAATCCAGAGTAAATTAAATTAAGATTATAGTAGGCTCTTTTTCTTTTCCTTATCTTTGTATAGAGGTCCCCTTTGGAGAAAATAAAAGTTTTAGAAAGATATATGCCACCTGCCGCAGCCCCGCTGATAGGCCGTTGGATTGATTACTTTAAGTGCGAGTTTAAAATTTCGCGCAACCGCAACACCAAGTTTGGCGATTACCGCCCGCCACACGCAGGCAAAGGTCACCGTATATCGGTTAATTTCGACCTTAATCCCTACGCTTTCCTGGTAACTACCGTACACGAGTTTGCACAC
Coding sequences within:
- the gcvH gene encoding glycine cleavage system protein GcvH, producing MEFPAELKYTKDHEWIRVEGNTAYIGITEFAQRELGDIVYIDVPSVGKEIEENDVFGTVEAVKTVSDLFIPVTATIEETNPLLESQPELVNTDPYGDGWMVKVTLKNADDVNALLSAEDYQSIIGA
- a CDS encoding VanZ family protein, which encodes MGKVGESHLFFPGFDKMVHCGFFFMFVLLASNGLIRQNKGISIPVIFLIAFLGVFFGALIEILQLYVFTWRDGNWGDLFADTVGVGMATFSILVLKSAFSYAKA
- a CDS encoding TonB-dependent receptor — translated: MKAKLYLIPIFCLLSASIVFAQKPGGSVHATIIDQKKQAIEYATATVVNAADSSAVKSIASGKEGNIDIHGLKTGNYKLVVSQLGFKKLVHPFSISNQNPSVQLGILIMVPDVKTLDEVAVKGVKATAAIKGDTTEFNAAAFKTQPNDNVEQLIKKIPGVDVDKDGKVTAQGQQVTKVLVDGKEFFGNDPKAATKNLPADAIDKVQFINDKTEKAKNTGIDDGQRDKVMNLTLKDDKKSGWFGNATAAGGTDDRYLGQFNINHFDKKRQFSALFLSNNVNESGFTMEDLNAFTNGNIFDAFGNNGSINININSNGRANINGAFAGINGGLITNHTGGLNYSDMWGKKNQLKFNANFITVLSSNNLTETDNIQDPVQNLLTNKNIIGNNTYNSYRLNMKLEYKPDTLNTLTLKPNLSSSYTHNNDVTGITSSDLNNALLNQANQSLDQVIHTPVVGAQFTANHKFQHGKGSVNLFTTDSYSPYKNNSTNIFNLHYPTNSTLPDSTANLQTGQTDHGTISNTTLSFIRQLSKVHKLNLTVSQGLQYRNDNANQTTVDYNQVTGRYEILAPNLSGVYDNTNYRYSSTVGLNKNSPKSNLTINAELADLGLKGDFTGAQASNVDRQGWALVPNASFSYRPKPGTNVYMSLRSDVTMPSVTDLLPIINTTSTTYKKIGNPDLRMSRSLSFNGNMNSYDPKTNNYFNIYANFVETWKGFSTESYYDNTGITTSRPVNTDGNFTSNFGINSGMPSKIKGLRFNLGFNGNINRNVNYINNNKNAVLRVAPGLSLGGNYDVDKFQFELHTYTSYNNATNSFQHEADNHYYNFNNSATIGVKPAKSWRIYSELNQSLYRGMPSSANTSVYLLNAGIERYFMKSQNLTVALTGFDLLNQNSGIQRTLSTTGQITSTQTNTIGQYFFLKIIYKISKMGSGSDKPGNSGIVIMR
- a CDS encoding FeoA family protein; amino-acid sequence: MKLSQLKVGSKGIVKEFTDLEMSIKLMEMGCLPGEEIKVERIAPMGDPIAINVAGYQLSLRMREASTIILL
- the feoB gene encoding ferrous iron transport protein B; this encodes MKADIRVALVGNPNTGKSTLFNALTGLNQKIGNFPGVTVDKKTGYCSLPDGRQAEIVDLPGTYSLYPKSRDESIVFSVLADRKSTHTPDLVVVILDASNLKRNLLLYTQVADLKIPVIVALNMMDLAKSGGITIDVNAFAKKLGVHVVPIAARKLEGIDKLKEAISYASKLALQENTIDVSTIAPQLIAQIGEEMQIENPYFALQLAHQHEHLTFLSGTESDRIEELEHIHFFHSQKAQATETIARYNYINDLLYDTVHKAESADSETVSNRIDKVLTHKVFGFIIFFAILMFMFQAIFAWSAYPMGLIEDLFVWVEGLVHDHLPAGPLTNLLSDGVLSGLSGVMVFIPQIAILFAFISILEDTGYMARVTFMMDKLMRKVGLNGKSVVPLIGGFACAVPSIMSTRTIENWKDRMITIMVTPLVTCSARLPIYTLMIALVVPNKNVWWIFNWQGLALTAMYVLSLVSAVVVAFVMKLILKGRERGYFIMELPVYRMPRWNNVLLTMYDRSKAFVVQAGKVIIAVSVILWVLASYGPGNRFERIDQKYSKPEYTKTVPAADLKHIIASEKLENSYAGVLGHAMEPAIRPLGFDWKIGIALITSFAAREVFVGTMATIYSVDGDADNIQSVQQKMGSAKNPQTGQPVFTVAVAFSLMMFYAFAMQCASTVATVYRETKDWRWPAAQFAYMTVLAYVISFITYQLLK
- a CDS encoding DUF3800 domain-containing protein, with the translated sequence METPNLNDDSINLNENAEPEELNEKQLAKLQKIEEEKKDLLNRVLSGQIENIKDRVAFVLNNSNDARNSDVELAWSYWYLFETEILNGVSVTKEQLKGLTKISSLSRMRAKIQNEYKLFQADEKVRKFRGVLQEKNRQAAIADKPSGLGTYTVYIDETGKTQDYLSVGSMWVLKSFKIDSRRQLLKWKEDREINYEFHFNEITKNKASEYKEFFTKFLSIHPEVGFKVIVVNNKGLSNKNAAITDLTSHLLIKGVLHENETGRAPLPRILSAWIDEEEAGSDQLKIENIKERISQQKIKGLYAEDFQAISSKSNFYIQVVDLFTGAINRKLNTPQGNHPKDEVADFILDMVKFDLNSIDKNNSDVDQSTVFNLLENSQ